In Primulina eburnea isolate SZY01 chromosome 14, ASM2296580v1, whole genome shotgun sequence, the following proteins share a genomic window:
- the LOC140811346 gene encoding uncharacterized protein, whose product MNVEDDVEFNDSDFDFEEEANYKGKGKNLVIDGAISNEWFERMQGGEGDDDCAEIDELESTFASEEEDSQKFEMYEHSENPDLKLGMIFDSKKEAKFAIESHCIRRGMVVNFVKNDKSRLRGVCKNEGCKWVIHVSPMSKDSCWQIKTFDSEHKNCYWNVKNRNIKSSWLGETFVNKLKSNPKLGTKEFREDVKSTLNVSLTYKQAYLGRKKALKLVEGSIAEQFSRIRNYCAELKRSDEGASVILKLTGEDDGPRFQRMYVCFSACKEGFKESCRPLVGVDGCFLKTSSGGQLLTAVGLDPNNNIFPIAYALVEGETKDSWMWFLRLLDNDIGFENQDGWTFMSDKQKGLIPAFETLFPNAENRFCVRHLYTNMKSDGFRGVAIKNAVWAAARATRVEEFKRRMEELKKINQDAYIWLAKKPEQHWSKAYFSTMPKCDILLNNMFEKFSSLKGHVELGDETFHYLFVLSHEVKRMA is encoded by the exons ATGAAtgttgaagatgatgtagaattTAACGATAGTGATTTTGATTTCGAAGAAGAAGCAAATTATAAGGGAAAGGGGAAAAATTTAGTAATTGATGGTGCTATTTCCAATGAATGGTTTGAGAGAATGCAAGGTGGTGAAGGAGATGATGATTGTGCAGAAATTGATGAGTTAGAGAGTACATTTGCTTCTGAAGAGGAAGATTCACAGAAATTCGAAATGTATGAACATTCGGAAAATCCTGACTTGAAGCTTGGCATGATATTTGATTCCAAAAAAGAGGCAAAGTTTGCAATAGAAAGTCATTGTATTAGACGAGGGATGGTAGTTAACTTTGTGAAGAATGACAAAAGTAGGCTTCGAGGTGTGTGCAAAAATGAAGGATGTAAATGGGTTATTCATGTGTCACCAATGAGTAAGGACAGTTGCTGGCAGATAAAGACTTTCGATTCTGAGCACAAAAACTGTTATTGGAATGTGAAGAACAGAAACATCAAATCAAGCTGGTTAGGTGAAACTTTCGTGAATAAATTGAAATCAAATCCCAAGTTAGGTACGAAAGAGTTTAGAGAAGATGTTAAATCTACTTTGAATGTGTCCCTCACATACAAACAAGCTTATCTGGGGCGTAAAAAAGCATTGAAGCTAGTTGAGGGCAGCATAGCGGAACAATTTAGCCGAATAAGAAATTATTGTGCTGAATTGAAAAGGTCTGATGAAGGTGCTTCTGTCATTCTGAAACTGACTGGTGAAGATGATGGGCCAAGATTTCAGAGGATGTATGTGTGTTTTTCGGCCTGTAAAGAAGGTTTTAAAGAGTCTTGTAGACCTCTGGTTGGAGTTGATGGATGTTTTTTGAAAACCAGTAGTGGTGGACAATTGTTGACTGCAGTTGGCCTAGATCCGAATAACAACATTTTTCCTATTGCGTATGCATTGGTGGAAGGAGAAACAAAGGATAGTTGGATGTGGTTTCTGCGGTTGTTGGATAACGATATTGGCTTCGAGAATCAAGATGGTTGGACCTTCATGTCTGATAAGCAAAAAGGCTTGATTCCTGCATTTGAGACTTTGTTTCCAAACGCTGAAAATAGATTTTGTGTTAGGCATCTATACACCAACATGAAATCTGATGGATTCAGAGGTGTGGCGATAAAAAATGCTGTTTGGGCAGCCGCTAGGGCGACAAGAGTGGAAGAGTTCAAAAGGCGGATGGAAGAGTTAAAGAAGATTAATCAAGATGCTTACATATGGTTGGCTAAAAAACCTGAACAACACTGGTCCAAGGCATACTTTAGCACCATGCCGAAATGTGATATACTTCTTAACAACATGT TTGAAAAATTTTCGAGTCTTAAAGGCCATGTAGAGCTCGGAGACGAGACTTTCCACTATTTGTTCGTGTTAAGCCATGAGGTAAAGAGAATGGCTTAA
- the LOC140812884 gene encoding uncharacterized protein, with translation MAASFPGPHYSDHTNFSTEFFSFPFPIPASFTDNLIGEESSNMSSNNAGINYKHPSMNSSCDMNSPVSVASFPETFGVSDCMAGPESSEFGMDFRGIAACNYKHQIFEPGEEFMLWPPCHMAASRGIQTKREARVEESSVKVGRYSAEERKSRICRYLQKKNQRNFKKRIKYACRKTLADKRVRVCGRFAKNNKSRDNENALTENTSDRYCYDSLDEQSIQMKYEEDDWLEDAVASLAYLPYISG, from the exons ATGGCTGCTTCCTTTCCTGGTCCGCACTATTCTGATCATACTAATTTCTCCACTGAATTTTTCAGCTTCCCGTTCCCGATTCCGGCTTCTTTCACTGACAACTTGATCGGTGAAGAATCCTCAAATATGTCAAGCAATAATGCAGGAATCAATTATAAACATCCATCAATGAACTCATCATGTGACATGAATTCTCCAGTATCGGTGGCATCATTTCCTGAGACATTTGGGGTTTCAGACTGCATGGCCGGTCCTGAATCATCAGAATTTGGGATGGATTTTCGTGGTATTGCTGCGTGTAATTACAAGCACCAGATATTTGAGCCAGGAGAAGAGTTCATGCTCTGGCCCCCTTGTCACATGGCTGCTTCTCGG GGAATACAAACCAAACGAGAAGCAAGAGTTGAAGAAAGCTCAGTCAAGGTTGGAAGATATTCTGCTGAAGAAAGAAAAAGTCGAATTTGTAGATACTTACAGAAAAAGAACCAGAGAAATTTTAAAAAGAGAATCAAG TATGCATGTCGCAAAACCCTAGCAGATAAGCGTGTCCGAGTCTGTGGAAGATTCGCCAAGAACAATAAATCCCGTGATAATGAAAATGCATTAACAGAGAATACAAGTGATCGGTATTGTTATGATTCGCTTGATGAACAATCTATCCAG ATGAAATATGAGGAGGACGATTGGTTGGAAGATGCTGTGGCGAGTCTTGCATATTTGCCTTACATATCTGGCTGA